The following is a genomic window from Parabacteroides johnsonii DSM 18315.
GTTGATAGCTGAAGCGATGGTAGACGAACGGGTGGCTATTCCCAACCTGATAGACACAGGAAAAGTCCTTACTTTCACAGCGCAGGAAGCTCAAAAGTGGGGATATTGCGACGGCATAGCCGAAAATCCGGATGAAGTAATCACGCAATATTTGGGATATAAAGACTACGAAATGAGAAGTTATACACCCAGTTGGCAAGATGATTTAAAAGGATTTTTAATGAACCCTATTTTTCAGTCTATTCTGATCATTATTATCATCGGCGGTATTTACTTTGAAATGCAAACACCAGGGCTAGGTTTCCCCTCTGCGGCCGCCCTACTGGCAGCAGTCCTCTACTTTGCACCACTCTATATAGACGGACTGGCGGCAAATTGGGAAATTCTGATCTTCATCATCGGCATTCTATTGCTCGCAGTAGAAATCTTCATCATTCCGGGATTCGGGGTTGCCGGAATAAGCGGTATCGTATTGGTTATCGGCGGCCTGGTCATGGGCTTACTGAATAACGATAATTTCGATTTCGAAGGAGTCAGCGGAAAAGAGATCGGGGAAGCGACATTGACGGTCCTGGTCGGATTAGTGGCCGGCTTCGGCCTGATGATCTGGCTGTCCAATAAGATCGGACACCGGGGAATGTTCCGGAAAGTCGCGCTGAATACGGATTTGAAAGATGCTATATCATCTCCTGACCTATCTTCACTGGTAGGGAAAGAGGGAATAGCTGCCACCGTATTGCGCCCTTCCGGGAAAGTTTCGGTCGACGGAGAATTTTATGACGGGGTTTCCGAATCAGGTTTTATAGAGAAAGGGGACAAGGTCAAAGTGGTCCGTTTCGAGAATGCACAAGTGTATGTAGAAAATCTTTAACACATTGTAAGGCGGCCATAAAGGTCGCCTCTATGCAGGGATACGCTGATATAAGATATGTTTGTCGATTACGATATATTGCAGGGCGTTCATGGCCAGGAGGTCACTTAGGATATTCTTTGCGGTGTAATAATTGATCCGTCCGATCCGGCAAAACTGGCTGACATTGATATGGGGATGATCATCCAGATAAGCAAACAAACGCTCCACAGGTTTGCTTATCTTCAATAAAGTCCCGTCCCGTTTATGCTTTTTCTGCCAGGCAAGCACCAACACTTCATTGGCCAATATATTTTCATCGGCAACCCTTATATAGGCTTTAAACTTGTTATCCTTATCAGGAGCCGTATGCGGTTTATCCGGACTGGGGGCGATATATACTTCAAGAACCGTCTTGCCGTTCACCTCCCAGCGGGTCGCCTCAAAGGGGACTTCCGGGCGGGTATACATCCTGGAGGCTGCTTCAATCATATAATATTCTTCTTCGCTTCGGACACCAGAGATATTCCCATTATCTTTCACACCGATCAAAAGGCGTCCCCCGTCAGTATTGGCAAAAGCACTCAGCGTACGCGCAATCTTCTTACTGTCGCTCACTTCGAATTTAAAATCAAGTTGTTGGTGTTCTCCTTGCTCTATCAACGCTTCTATCGGATGTATCTTCTTCATTTTGGCAATTTTTTAGACCGGCAAAATTAAAATAAATACATAACTTTGCCAACGGAAAAACAACGAAAGCATGTCTCAAATACCATCTCTTATATCGGATCTTGCTGTCATATTGATTTCAGCGGGATTGGTTACCTTGCTTTTCAAAAAATTAAAGCAACCGGTCGTACTCGGATATATCGTAGCCGGACTTCTTGCCGGCCCTTCCATCACACAAATACCGACTGTCACGAATGTAGAAAGCATCCGCATCTGGGCGGATATAGGCGTGATCTTCCTTCTATTCGCTTTAGGGCTTGATTTTAGTTTCAAAAAGCTGATGAAAGTCGGCGGAACAGCAGTGATCGGGGCTATTACCATCGTGATAGGCATGATGACACTTGGCTATACTACCGGATTGTCATTAGGTTGGGGACATATGAACAGTCTTTTCCTCGGAGGAATGCTTTCCATGTCGTCTACAACGATTATCTTCAAAGCGTTCGACGACATGGGACTGCGCAACCAGCGGTTTGCCGGAGTGGTTTTCGGAATCCTTGTTGTCGAAGACCTGTTTGCCGTTTTACTGATGGTTTTACTGTCTACATTGGCAGTCAGCAAACACGTGGAAGGAATGGAGTTGCTCAACAGCGTGGTCAAACTGGGAGTTTTTCTGCTGTTCTGTTTCGTTATCGGCATTTATCTGATTCCCTCTTTTCTGAAAAAAGCCAGGACTTTCCTGAATGACGAGACCTTGTTGATCGTCAGTCTGGGACTATGCCTCGGAATGGTCATCATTGCCACGAAAGCCGGTTTTTCTTCAGCCTTGGGAGCTTTCGTTATGGGATCTATCCTGGCAGAAACGATCGACGCAGAACATATCGAACATATTATCAAACCTGTAAAAGATCTTTTCGGGGCCATATTCTTTGTCTCAGTCGGAATGTTAATCGATCCGGCATTACTGTGGGAATACAAAATTCCGATTCTAATCCTTACACTGGTCGTAATGGCCGGACAAATACTATTTGCCAGTTTTGGGGTATTGCTTTCCGGCCAACCGGTCAAGATAGCCATACAATCCGGTTTCTCTCTCGCTCAAATAGGTGAATTCGCTTTTATCATTGCATCGTTAGGACTGTCATTAGGGGTAACCGATAATTTCCTCTATCCTATTGTCGTGGCGGTTTCAGTTGTTACGACTTTCTTTACACCTTATATGATTCGTATGGCAGAACCGGCATGCCGGGCTGCCGATCAGGTCATACCGAAGTCATGGATGAAATTTCTCGAACGCTATTCTTCCGGCTCCAATACCATACACCAGAAAAGCGCCTGGAATAAACTGTTGAAGGCACTGGTCCGTATAGTCGGCACTTATACAGCCGTTACCCTTGTCCTGATCTTTATCTGGCTTCAGTTCATAGCACCTTTTATCATGAAGGAACTTCCGGGCATACGGGGAGCGGGGATCTCACTCGTTCTGATCCTTCTATTAATAGCCCCCATGTTGCGTGCGATCATGATGAAGAAAAACCACTCAGCCGAGTTCCAACAATTATGGCTGGATAGCAAGTACAATCGGGGGCCATTGGTTTCATTGATCATTTTACGTATTATATTATGTATCGGCCTGGTCATGCTGCCCGTCGCCCGTTTGCTGAATGCCGCAGTCGGTATCGTACTGGCGATCGCAGCAACTGTCATAGTTATTGTCATTTTATCCAAACGGTTGAAAAGACAATCCATCCTGATGGAACGGCATTTCTTCAGTAACCTCTCCGCACGCGAATTGGAAAACGAACGGAAAGCACCGATCAACCAACGTTTTGCCAACCACCTGTTGGAACGTGACTTGCATTTAGCCGATTTTGAAGTGAAGCAGAACTCTCCCAGCATGGGAAAGACCTTAAAAGAACTCAACTTCCGACAGAAATGTAATGTAAACATCGTGACAATTATTCGAGGAGAACAACGGATTAATATACCCGGAGGAGAAGAACGCCTCTATCCATTTGACAAATTGGTAGTAGTCGGTGCGGATGACGATCTTGAACATTTCCGTCAATATATAGTCGAACGATATAAAAAAGCCCAAACCAATAAGGAGCAGACGACACATGAAGTCAATATGGAGCAATTCACTATCGCCGAAGGCTCCCATCTGATCGGGCGTACCATTCTGGAATCCGGCATACGGGACAAGTCCGCCTGCCTGGTCATCGGTATCGAACGAGGAACCTCTTCCATCAAAAATCCATCTCCTTCGACCGTTTTTGAAGAGGGTGATATTGTATGGATTGTTGGAGAACATGAGAAGGTTCTGCTGTTGAGCGAGGGGAAAACGGTAAATAATTGACAATGGACAATTTTATGAATCATACATTATAAATTATACATTATACATCATGAAGTTTATAGGAATAATTCCCGCACGCTACGCCTCTACCCGCTTTCCGGGGAAACCACTTGCCGATATGGCAGGCAAACCGATGATTCAACGGGTATACGAACAAGTCCAAAATGTGCTTGATGCAGTCTGCGTAGCTACGGACGACGACCGTATAGAAGCTGCCGTCCAAGCTTTCGGCGGCCATGTCGTTATGACATCCGACCAACACAAAAGCGGTACAGACCGTTGTTATGAAGCGTATTGTAAAATAGGAGACGGATATGACGTGGTTGTTAACATACAAGGTGACGAACCTTTCATCCAACCGGAACAGATCGAAATACTAAAAGCATGTTTCATCGATGACAGTATCCAAATCGCCACCTTGGTAAAACCCTTTCGACCGGATGATGATTTCGAAACGACCTTATTCAACGCCAATTCACCGAAAGTGGTCTTGAACAAGAACAATGAAGCCATGTACTTCAGCCGTTCGATTATACCTTATATGAGGGGCAGGAAATATACCGAATGGCTTCCGAACCATACCTATTACAAGCATATCGGACTATATGCTTACCGCGCCGACACACTCAAGGAGATCACTCATTTACCCCAATCTCCCCTGGAACTGACTGAAAGCTTAGAACAACTGCGCTGGCTGGAAAACGGCTACAAGATCAAAGTAGGAATTACCCAGCAGGAAACAATCGGTATCGACACACCGGAGGATATGGAAAAGGCACTGGCTTTCTTGAAAAACACGAGCATCAACTGACAAATGAATCGGTATCCGCATAAAAAGGAATGCCGGTTGCTTTGGAGAGCAATCGGCATTCCTTTTATCACATCAGATTTGACTTCTTAACGGCGACGGTTATTCTCCCGCTGCTGTTTCTGTCTTTCCAACTGAGCCTGTTGAGCTTTCTGAGCTTCTTCCAGGCGCTTCATGAAACCGGACTTCTTCATCGGCTTCTTTTTGTTTTCTTCCAACTTGGCCAGCAACTTATCTTCGTCAATCGTATAACGGAAGATGATAGTTTGCAAGATCGTGATCAATGTAGAGATGAAGTAATAGTAAGTCAAACCGGATGCATACTGGTTGAAGAATACCAGCATCATCAGCGGCATCATATACATCATCGCTTTCATCCCCGGCATCTGCTGCTGTCCGGTATTCGTCTGTTCCATATTGAACTTCGTATATATAATGTTCGTTACGGTCATCAACAAACAGAACAAACTGATATGGTTACCGAAGTACGGCGTAATAATAGGAATATATGTATTCCAACTTACAATCGCATCATAAGTAGACAAGTCGTGCGCCCAAAGGAAACTCTGATGACGCAATTCGATTGCTGACGGGAAGAACATGAACAGAGCGACCAGGATCGGCATCTGCAACAACATCGGAACACATCCTGCCATCGGACTTGCTCCGGCGCGACTATACAGTTCCATTGTCGCACGCTGGCGTTCTACAGCCTTATCCTGTCCCGGATATTTAGCATTGAGCTCTTCCACCTGCGGACGTAATACGCGCATCTTGGCCGATGACATATAAGACTTATACGTCAACGGGAACAGGATCAATTTTACGATAACCGTCAACAGGAAGATCAGCAAGCCGTAGCTATGAATAAATTGTCCGAGGAAATTAAACAACGGAATGACGAAATACTGGTTCACCCAACGGAAAATACCCCATCCCAGCGGAACGATCTTTTCCAGATCCAGTTGATCGGCTTTCTCTACATCATCATCGTAAGATTTCAACAGGGAGAACTGATTGGGACCAAAATAGAAACGCATATCCGTCGCTTCATTCCCCTTCAAATCGAAAGGTACGGACGTTGTTGTCTTATACTCCTTCAGAAAAGAACCGTCTTCGGGCAGCATCTTCGAATCGATAGTCGTCGACTCGAATCCTTCGTTTCCGGCGATCAGGATAGAAGAAAAATACATGTCTTTATAAGCGACCCATTTCAACCGGTTAGACAATTGTTTGCTGTCGTTCTTGGTTTCGCT
Proteins encoded in this region:
- a CDS encoding cation:proton antiporter; this translates as MSQIPSLISDLAVILISAGLVTLLFKKLKQPVVLGYIVAGLLAGPSITQIPTVTNVESIRIWADIGVIFLLFALGLDFSFKKLMKVGGTAVIGAITIVIGMMTLGYTTGLSLGWGHMNSLFLGGMLSMSSTTIIFKAFDDMGLRNQRFAGVVFGILVVEDLFAVLLMVLLSTLAVSKHVEGMELLNSVVKLGVFLLFCFVIGIYLIPSFLKKARTFLNDETLLIVSLGLCLGMVIIATKAGFSSALGAFVMGSILAETIDAEHIEHIIKPVKDLFGAIFFVSVGMLIDPALLWEYKIPILILTLVVMAGQILFASFGVLLSGQPVKIAIQSGFSLAQIGEFAFIIASLGLSLGVTDNFLYPIVVAVSVVTTFFTPYMIRMAEPACRAADQVIPKSWMKFLERYSSGSNTIHQKSAWNKLLKALVRIVGTYTAVTLVLIFIWLQFIAPFIMKELPGIRGAGISLVLILLLIAPMLRAIMMKKNHSAEFQQLWLDSKYNRGPLVSLIILRIILCIGLVMLPVARLLNAAVGIVLAIAATVIVIVILSKRLKRQSILMERHFFSNLSARELENERKAPINQRFANHLLERDLHLADFEVKQNSPSMGKTLKELNFRQKCNVNIVTIIRGEQRINIPGGEERLYPFDKLVVVGADDDLEHFRQYIVERYKKAQTNKEQTTHEVNMEQFTIAEGSHLIGRTILESGIRDKSACLVIGIERGTSSIKNPSPSTVFEEGDIVWIVGEHEKVLLLSEGKTVNN
- a CDS encoding AlbA family DNA-binding domain-containing protein — encoded protein: MKKIHPIEALIEQGEHQQLDFKFEVSDSKKIARTLSAFANTDGGRLLIGVKDNGNISGVRSEEEYYMIEAASRMYTRPEVPFEATRWEVNGKTVLEVYIAPSPDKPHTAPDKDNKFKAYIRVADENILANEVLVLAWQKKHKRDGTLLKISKPVERLFAYLDDHPHINVSQFCRIGRINYYTAKNILSDLLAMNALQYIVIDKHILYQRIPA
- the yidC gene encoding membrane protein insertase YidC, with product MDKNTIIGFLLIGVVLIVFTWLNQPTPEQIEAQRRMQDSIAQIEYAKQLEQQKELNREAKADDELAGLPDSVRLARLQNTFGVFADAMVGEEGSTVLENELVEVRLANKGGRVGYVRLKKYDNYKGEPLVLFDEKDSKFDFTLITADNRVVNTGDLYFTPVKGNDQNSITMRLNTGEGSHLDFIYSLKPDDYMLQFSIKGTGLNGVLSPGTTALDLLWQQKITQQEKGRKFEDRYATVYYKFMADDVEYLSETKNDSKQLSNRLKWVAYKDMYFSSILIAGNEGFESTTIDSKMLPEDGSFLKEYKTTTSVPFDLKGNEATDMRFYFGPNQFSLLKSYDDDVEKADQLDLEKIVPLGWGIFRWVNQYFVIPLFNFLGQFIHSYGLLIFLLTVIVKLILFPLTYKSYMSSAKMRVLRPQVEELNAKYPGQDKAVERQRATMELYSRAGASPMAGCVPMLLQMPILVALFMFFPSAIELRHQSFLWAHDLSTYDAIVSWNTYIPIITPYFGNHISLFCLLMTVTNIIYTKFNMEQTNTGQQQMPGMKAMMYMMPLMMLVFFNQYASGLTYYYFISTLITILQTIIFRYTIDEDKLLAKLEENKKKPMKKSGFMKRLEEAQKAQQAQLERQKQQRENNRRR
- a CDS encoding NfeD family protein; this translates as MKKNLGLFLAIILVQIAPFISAADTLHPLVYKIDIKKEISNTTRLYLRGGLAEANALGADAVLIHMNTYGGQVDAADSMRTAILYNSIPVYVFIDNNAASAGALISIACKKIYMRKGANIGAATVVNQTGAAMPDKYQSYMRSMMRSTAEAHGQDTIIQKNDTLYKWKRDPLIAEAMVDERVAIPNLIDTGKVLTFTAQEAQKWGYCDGIAENPDEVITQYLGYKDYEMRSYTPSWQDDLKGFLMNPIFQSILIIIIIGGIYFEMQTPGLGFPSAAALLAAVLYFAPLYIDGLAANWEILIFIIGILLLAVEIFIIPGFGVAGISGIVLVIGGLVMGLLNNDNFDFEGVSGKEIGEATLTVLVGLVAGFGLMIWLSNKIGHRGMFRKVALNTDLKDAISSPDLSSLVGKEGIAATVLRPSGKVSVDGEFYDGVSESGFIEKGDKVKVVRFENAQVYVENL
- the kdsB gene encoding 3-deoxy-manno-octulosonate cytidylyltransferase, whose product is MKFIGIIPARYASTRFPGKPLADMAGKPMIQRVYEQVQNVLDAVCVATDDDRIEAAVQAFGGHVVMTSDQHKSGTDRCYEAYCKIGDGYDVVVNIQGDEPFIQPEQIEILKACFIDDSIQIATLVKPFRPDDDFETTLFNANSPKVVLNKNNEAMYFSRSIIPYMRGRKYTEWLPNHTYYKHIGLYAYRADTLKEITHLPQSPLELTESLEQLRWLENGYKIKVGITQQETIGIDTPEDMEKALAFLKNTSIN